From the Cucumis sativus cultivar 9930 chromosome 5, Cucumber_9930_V3, whole genome shotgun sequence genome, the window ATTGTTGAGGTTCATTCCCATGGACATGGTACGATCGCAGCGATAGTGCTCGAAAGACTCAGAacggagaagaagagaaactAAAGCGACGTGACTGGAATCCATTGCTTGGAGGGAGAAACCAGAGGAGGAACAGTCGAAGTTGGCGTCGTTGACAAGATCCTTCAAGGCTTCAAGAACCTTCTTCAGAAGACTCCCCTGAACTAGACGGAGCTCCAACATTGTGCTTGAGGTTAATGGCGGGTTTTTGATGAATAATGAactatgaagaaaaagaaatgaaattttatttgtgaCATAACCGAAGAATACAAACAGTGAGAGACCCCAACCCCAGCTTGGGCGGGACTGGGGACTCCAATTCCCGCCAGATCAGCTACGACGTCGTTtcctatttcttctctttctctttttttttttttaaatttatttatttataaatgcTTAAATATCACAAATGCTTAAATATGTTACAAgcttcaaagaaaaacatataaaatagtTCTTAAAACACTTTTACTTAGAAGTCATATTCACTCAATGTTTAAATTGCCAATAACTAAAAAGATTTATTGTCTTGTTATGtgtaaaatgatttaattaaaaggatttatttttttctttcaacgaCTGCTCGATGGCGTGTAGGTTGATTGTCGAAAAAGTATTGGATTTTACTATTTAGGGGAAGCTAGGCAAACAAGGTCCTCATGAAAGAACTTGTCAACATGAAAACAGAGAGGATTTCAGCAAGCAACATAATGACTCCATATCTATCTTCTAGTAACACAAAACTAAATGTTGCAAAATGTTTTCATAAAGTTAAGGCAAATCACCGCCCACTATCAAACGGTTTGTTTGAAGTTCCAtgaatcaaacaaactaacaATTTGGCTCAACATGACGAGCTGAAGACTCGTgcaagtttctttttttctttttgtttccaatCAAAACAGCGTGATTATCAAAGTAGAACACACTGGGGAAGGAGGAAAGCAGAGGGAAAATGGACTCAGCAAAACCACAAATTGGATGTTTATGACTCAACTTTTGAAGGGTCCGGATCGGAGGTCGCTGCTTGACGCTTCATTGAGGCAGATTTTATCAGATGGTTGTAGCTTCCCTTTTCCTTGAAAAGCTGTGAAAAGTGGTGTTTGCAGTACAAAATTCCATCGAGTGCAGCATAGTTTGATGGAGATAAAGAACAGCCACCATGTGAGCATTTAAAACATGACTTGTGATAGGCTTGACTCTCAACTGTAACCTGGATAAAAGCAATTCACACGATTCATTACTGATAAAATAACATCCGCACAGATCATACAAAGTACCAATGTCAGAAAAACTACTTAAAAGTTGAGATGCAACCATTTCTACCTCAGCAGCATACTATAGatcaatcaaattaagaaCATGACATGTAAGTTCCACAGTTCCTCAAAGCCTACAGATGAAGTTCACTAGTTGTCTTAAACAAGAGCAGCATTCAAGCCGTTCAAAAAACCAACTCATTTAGATGTAGTAGTTTTAATGAATATCCCTTTCTTATAGAGGTTGATATGTAGATGTGGAAACAATAGTATGCTAAACAAGTTCAAACAACCATGGAAAGATAATTCAGTCCATCATAGATATGCAGATGGTTCGAAAAGGGTGAGAAATTGACCATTGATATGATTAAGcaggttttaaatttttggataTCTTTCCAACGCCTTCTAAACTAACCTTCTCCAGTGGATATGCAGTTTTTCCACATGTAGCACATTTTTCTTGTGTCCCAGAAAACATGCTGGCAGCTTTGCTTGGCGACCTAGTCTAGAATCAACAAGAGGATACTGAATGAGCATactgtttataaatttaacaacAACTAACTGCAGCATTGGGTTTAAATTTACCAGCTCAGGAGTTGGCTTCTCAGAGGACTTTGCAGCTGTAGAAAAAGAGAAGTATAGAAGGTGTTAGTAACAAGCAATACTTACAAGATCAATAATGTAAGTGTCTCTTATATTGGACGAATGTTTGGAACATACGAGATAGAAAGTTCTTGCTGAAGTTGCCAGTTTCCTTGAACAGCTGCTCAAAATGAGGCTTACAGTACAAAACACCATCCATTGAAGAATAATTACTCAGCTGAAAGAATTTAACAAGTCATTTTAGAACAAGTACTCACATTCTGACCCCCCAAAAAATGCTCAGTGatagtgtgtgtgtgtgtgtatatgtaAGCtggaattatattttatctgTTTACCTTTTAAAGACCACACAGTACTCACTCTAATTGTCCATGAAAACCCTCGCAAGAAGGGAGCCagagagaggtagagagagaACAGTTTTATAAACATGGTTCTAAGAGGAGAGATAATAAATGAAACCAAGGGGTTGTTTAGGAGGCTGTTTTGctgttttgatttttagtaACTGGATGAATGGCTTTTAAGGTTAAGATTAATGTGGGAGAAAAACCAGTTCTAATTATTCAGAAGAACATATCATCTGTAGCATAAAAGCtgaaaaatgatgataaataaaaatagttaccCAAACACcgtcttttcttaattattgttgttttgaaaacaGTTCTTCATACACTCCCTAtaacttttcaattaaaagatccttcaactttttccattccttttgaagttcaaatgaGGCAGAACAGTTAAAGATTAAGGATAACATAAAAGAGAAGCTATCAACGAGTCCTGAAAATATAATGATGTACCTTAAGAGTTCCTTTGCAATGGCTACATTTGAAACATGACTTGTGGAAAGAAACTCCATCAGCAGATAACTGATCTACAGGGTACACAGTTTTGTCACAAGCTTTGCACTTCTGTTGGGTGCCAATAAACGACATCGCTAAAAATCTTTAGAGTAGATCTAACTATTCCCAATCAACCAGAATCTTCTCCAGTGCAAAGCCCACCAAGCTATCCCGATGAAACGAACTCCCTTCTTCTATTgtcatttcatcaaacaaaacaaaacacaaaaacccAGAATCAAAATTTCAGAAGACGAAGAAAGAAACTGCAACCAATGAGTTAGGAATCACAGAAAATAAAACCGATGAGCTAAAAGGATCAAACCCAGATCAAAATGCTGAAGGAACAAGATCTTGATTAGAGCTGAAAAGCAATCGAAATCGAAGATGGGTAGCTCTCAAATCATGAAAGTAACGAAATGCAGCAAACGTATTTGCAGGTTATAGCAAGTGGAgcagagaagaaaaagataatgaaatgaaagataaAGCGAAAGGcagaaacaaataattaatgatagatTATTCACAGCGTCGATTTTCTTTatagaggaagaaagagaTAAAGTGAAAAAAGGATCTGAGGAAATATCTTTGCCGGAAAGACACACGTTGCTTGCTTAAACTTTACTCCGTCCCGGTGCGACTTTCTTCATCAACTTTTTTCAGTACTGGAGCTCCACCATTGGCATTCTGCAGAGTAACGACGTGTCGTTTCGtctctttctatttctattttatactTCAGGTCTTCTGTCGTCTAGCCATTGTTATGCTTTGACGATTTTGATAGTGGACTAAGTGTCTTAATTATAGACTTTAATTAGTTCATAAGAGTTTAGCTTGAGCCTTGATTGATGATGATTGAGGACCAACTTGTACCTCCCAAATTGTTCataattaatcttttataaTGGTTATTTGTGAACattttatgtataaaatattaagattgatggttagattttaattttgaaagaaagttaaattaaaaataattgagtaaTAGAAGTTTGGTCATTCAAGATTAATTATCCACTCGTTACAGATAAATCACACTGTCGATGATTGGGTCTATTGTAACCTAAGCTATGCATTTTCTGTTGGTGTTATAGATGGGTAACATCTCCACTGATGTTGCTGAGGAGtagtgattttttttgggACACGTCAAATTTGCGCATCTTTCCTATTAtgtatttgaaagttttgaaggACTAAAAGGTGTCTTATAAAAAGTATGGATTGATTGAAAGTTTTGTTGGATTTGTAAGTACTGAAAGGTTTGTGTCCTGGCCAAGTATGAACCttatgtttattaaaattcCTTGGAATGTTTTTAGCttaaaatgtttagttttGGAAGATTATTTGCTTGAAAGTTCTTTCATTTCAAAGTATCATTTCGTAGCAAAAAATTTGTCCAAAATCTTTGAAATGATTTGTATTTagattttcaaagtttttttagtttgaattagAAATTGGCTGTAATAACTAATAAGTTGCTTagtattggaaaaaaaatacgGTTTGCTACATTAGTTTGAGCCTTCATGAAGAACACCTCCCTTGGAAATGCGatgaagaaaatcaaaacttaaTACATATTTGGCGCCTATTGAATTCAATTCCctaacaatttaaattctCATATAAACCCTAATCATCAATCCGTTGAAAGAGAAGCCGATTCCAACTGAGTCGTTACAATGTCGAACTCCCTTCAACTTCTTCATGAGCTCTGTATTGAGTAAGTTCCTATTGCGCATAcgttctctctttctcttcctctcgAATTCCTTGATCTAATATATCCTTTTTGTGATTTTAGGTTTTCAGAACCAATCATCAAATCCCTTTCAAATATCTGCGATAAACCTTCAGAGGGGTCGAATGTTTCTGTTAAGCCCATTCTCGAATCTCTTCTACCTCGAAAAACATCACTTCGAATCAGTCCTTCTGAGGACGATATTTACTCCTCCATCAAAGACTTCACACTGGCATGTGCTTTAATATTGTCTTCCCGTTCCTCGACCTTTGACCTTCTTTCATGGATTACGGAAGACCTCGCGCTTACTGCCGAGTCAGCGTTTCGAATGCTCTCAAAGGCGTATGCCTCTGCTTCCTGCGATGGGTTTTCGAAGAACATTGAGGAGCTGGGTTtagattttagtttgataCCGGAGGAGAAAAGATTGGTGGTGGAAATCATTCCAAAGGTTCTTCCGTTGTTGAAGGATAGTATTAAGGAGAGCTCGATAGATAAATCTGACGAGGTCGACGAGGTCTCTGCTGCATCAGCGAGGGTGCCTGTGGGGTTTGCTATTGTTGCGGCCCATCAACTTCGATGGTTCATTACTCAGGTTGGAGGTTTTGTTATTGTTAGATATACTGTAGTTCAATGGACGTTTGTGTTTCCGGTATTTTAGGTTGATTTGaggtttgtttttaataaattgttgcAGATTGATTATCCACATTTGGGGAAGTTGTGTAATTTGGTGATTCCTTGTGGACTGACTGCTCTTGATCACTGGTCACCGGAAGTCAAAGTACGCATTCTGATTTCCCTGCTTGCTATCTCTGATACTTGCCAATTCTGTTGGATTTTAGACTCATGCTAGAAATGGAGCTTAGTATCTTGATTCAGATTTCTGCTGTGTGGACGAGGAGCTTATCTCCCAATTTCATAGTTTGCAGTTCTTATGTTACTGAATGAAAGGGTTTAaattcttttcctattttcaGGGGCAGGGCATGCTTAGTTTTATACATCTTGCAAAAAATGTCAATGCTGCAGAGCTTGGTTGGTATGAAGATGTGATTCTTGATGCATGCTGCTCAAATGTCCCTTCAAGTGATGAAATATGGCCTTGTGTGGTTGAAATGTCGGTTCTTCTTGCAACTAGCATTCACAATATGAATCCTCGTAGCTCATGGTATACTTTTTTGTCGTAATgcattctctctttttctcattatttggTAATAAGTGACAACCCTGCTAGAACTCATGCTTATCTGACCTTTAGTCATTTTAACTGTGTGGGTTTTGTCTCGTCAAACACACATGCGCgcatacacacatatatattctcatttGTATATTTGCACAGGATTGAAAGGATGGTTAATGAGATGTTGGGTCACTTGGAGCGGCAGCCAAGAAACAAGGAACGGTGTATTGCATGGCTTCAACACATTGAACCTCTTTTCAATTGTATGGGTTTGGTGCTGTTGGCTCATACAAGGCGCATATTTCCACTTTTCTTCAAGTGGATGAATGCTGAAGATGATGAGACCACTTTACTAGTAAGTGATATAgatttgtcatttaaaatatacaggATAATATTGTATGGTGAATAATACTTCCTGATAGCACCTACCAATGGCCATTATATATTTGACAACTAGAAGAGAATAATGGAGAATAGGAATTAGAGATGGGAgattctctttcatttttctcgaAGCAATAAATTACTGTTAAATTGTAATGGTGTTTAGTAGGtagattaaatattattcataCTATATCTATTCTTTGAATTCTTAAGATATTAACTTAAGACTCTTCTACTTCTGTTAGTAAGAAAACGTTCttctttgaaaatatatcAGAGGCTTTTAAAGTCAACTTTCTTGCGTCAATttctattgaaaattttcttccgTCGATTTCCTGACTTGCAATCTATCTGTTAAAGCatcaaaatttttttttccctttttcttaaataaataaattcttattttatctTGCATAGAAGGGCAAGGGCAGG encodes:
- the LOC101212181 gene encoding LIM domain-containing protein WLIM2b — encoded protein: MSFIGTQQKCKACDKTVYPVDQLSADGVSFHKSCFKCSHCKGTLKLSNYSSMDGVLYCKPHFEQLFKETGNFSKNFLSPAKSSEKPTPELTRSPSKAASMFSGTQEKCATCGKTAYPLEKVTVESQAYHKSCFKCSHGGCSLSPSNYAALDGILYCKHHFSQLFKEKGSYNHLIKSASMKRQAATSDPDPSKVES
- the LOC101210713 gene encoding uncharacterized protein At2g39910, translating into MSNSLQLLHELCIEFSEPIIKSLSNICDKPSEGSNVSVKPILESLLPRKTSLRISPSEDDIYSSIKDFTLACALILSSRSSTFDLLSWITEDLALTAESAFRMLSKAYASASCDGFSKNIEELGLDFSLIPEEKRLVVEIIPKVLPLLKDSIKESSIDKSDEVDEVSAASARVPVGFAIVAAHQLRWFITQIDYPHLGKLCNLVIPCGLTALDHWSPEVKGQGMLSFIHLAKNVNAAELGWYEDVILDACCSNVPSSDEIWPCVVEMSVLLATSIHNMNPRSSWIERMVNEMLGHLERQPRNKERCIAWLQHIEPLFNCMGLVLLAHTRRIFPLFFKWMNAEDDETTLLVLQRIQTVVRLTWIRNTPYVERLVDELAMLYEKAATRRSGDAIRKHVVDALMLLQESKGQQFKAAWSKHKDLQNLVPLSTSLTRLNITDCVDC